One segment of Acidimicrobiales bacterium DNA contains the following:
- a CDS encoding acetylornithine/succinylornithine family transaminase: protein MTTYPPAQVTFVRGAGTELWDDTDKRYLDFLGGLAVVSLGHAHPVVADALCEQARTLLHVSNLFATVPGRQAAAALDRLLGGGGKVFFANSGAEANEAAIKLARKWGGHGRHGVVSAYGSFHGRTLATLHATGQPEKHETFQPLPEGFRHVAWGDLEDLERAIDPTVAAVLLEPVQGEGGVNVAEADYFQGVRALCDERGLLFMVDEVQTGLGRTGRWFGHQHFDVLPDVVTMAKALGNGVPIGACWAREEVADAFQPGDHATTYGGQPLAASAARAVLAVMEAEDVPSRARDAGAHLTERLLALDAVTDVRGLGLLLAAELDGRDARQVAADCLAAGLVVNGVTPTALRFAPPLLVTHDEIDEAVSILSEVLS, encoded by the coding sequence ATGACCACCTACCCGCCGGCGCAGGTCACCTTCGTGCGCGGGGCCGGCACCGAGCTGTGGGACGACACCGACAAGCGCTACCTCGACTTCCTCGGAGGGCTCGCCGTCGTCTCGCTCGGCCACGCCCACCCGGTCGTGGCCGACGCGCTCTGCGAACAGGCCCGCACCCTGCTCCACGTGTCGAACCTCTTCGCCACCGTGCCGGGTCGCCAGGCGGCGGCTGCCCTCGATCGTCTCCTCGGCGGTGGCGGGAAGGTGTTCTTCGCCAACTCGGGCGCCGAGGCCAACGAGGCCGCCATCAAGCTGGCCCGCAAGTGGGGCGGGCACGGTCGCCACGGCGTGGTGAGTGCCTACGGCTCGTTCCACGGCCGCACCCTGGCCACCCTCCACGCCACCGGCCAGCCCGAGAAGCACGAGACGTTCCAACCCCTCCCCGAGGGGTTCCGCCACGTGGCCTGGGGTGACCTCGAGGACCTCGAGCGCGCCATCGACCCGACCGTCGCGGCGGTCCTGCTCGAGCCCGTGCAGGGTGAGGGGGGCGTGAACGTCGCCGAGGCGGACTACTTCCAGGGTGTCCGGGCCCTCTGCGACGAGCGGGGCCTCCTCTTCATGGTCGACGAGGTGCAGACCGGCCTGGGGCGCACCGGCCGCTGGTTCGGCCACCAGCACTTCGACGTGCTCCCCGACGTGGTGACCATGGCCAAGGCCCTCGGCAACGGGGTGCCCATCGGGGCCTGTTGGGCACGCGAGGAGGTGGCCGACGCGTTCCAGCCCGGCGACCACGCGACCACCTACGGCGGCCAGCCCCTCGCCGCCTCCGCCGCCCGCGCGGTGCTGGCAGTGATGGAGGCCGAGGACGTCCCGTCCCGGGCGCGCGACGCCGGCGCCCACCTCACCGAGCGGCTGCTCGCCCTCGACGCGGTCACCGACGTACGGGGCCTCGGCCTGCTGTTGGCGGCCGAGCTCGACGGGCGCGACGCCCGCCAGGTGGCCGCCGACTGCCTCGCCGCCGGCCTGGTGGTCAACGGGGTGACGCCCACCGCATTGCGCTTCGCCCCGCCGCTGCTCGTCACCCACGACGAGATCGACGAAGCGGTCTCGATCCTCTCGGAGGTCCTGTCGTGA
- the argF gene encoding ornithine carbamoyltransferase, with product MTRHFLEIDDLTPVELTTVLDLAEDPAPPQVLAGKGMALLFEKPSLRTRNSTEMAVVQLGGHPITIHADEVGLDTRETTEDVARTLAGYHAAIGARVFAHSKVERMAAVSGVPIVNLLSDEAHPLQALADLLTIRQEFGALEGRTLAYVGDANNVARSIAIAALMMGMEVRLGCPPGYRFGPVDLDRIRTAGGEPTVHDRAEEAVEGADVVCTDVWASMGQEEQAEKRRRDFEGWTLDTAVVERLAPAGVFLHCLPAHRGEEASADVVDGPRSRIWREAENRMHTARGLLAWLLTVQDGPGGRA from the coding sequence ATGACCCGCCACTTCTTGGAGATCGACGACCTGACCCCGGTCGAGCTCACGACGGTGCTCGACCTGGCCGAGGACCCGGCGCCGCCGCAGGTGCTGGCGGGCAAGGGCATGGCCCTGCTGTTCGAGAAGCCCTCCCTGCGCACGCGCAACTCCACCGAGATGGCCGTCGTGCAGCTCGGCGGCCACCCCATCACCATCCACGCCGACGAGGTCGGCCTCGACACCCGGGAGACCACCGAGGACGTCGCCCGTACCCTGGCCGGCTACCACGCGGCCATCGGGGCGCGGGTGTTCGCCCACTCCAAGGTGGAGCGCATGGCCGCGGTGTCGGGCGTGCCGATCGTCAACCTGCTCTCCGACGAGGCCCATCCGCTCCAGGCGTTGGCCGACCTGCTCACGATCCGCCAGGAGTTCGGCGCTCTCGAGGGGCGCACCCTCGCCTATGTCGGCGACGCCAACAACGTGGCCCGGTCCATCGCCATCGCCGCGCTGATGATGGGCATGGAGGTGCGCCTCGGGTGCCCGCCCGGCTACCGTTTCGGCCCCGTCGACCTCGACCGCATCCGCACCGCCGGGGGCGAGCCCACCGTGCACGACCGGGCGGAGGAAGCGGTCGAAGGCGCCGACGTCGTCTGTACCGACGTGTGGGCGTCGATGGGTCAGGAGGAGCAGGCCGAGAAGCGGCGGCGGGACTTCGAGGGCTGGACCCTGGACACCGCGGTCGTCGAGCGGCTCGCGCCCGCCGGCGTCTTCTTGCACTGCCTTCCCGCGCATCGGGGCGAGGAGGCCTCCGCCGACGTCGTCGACGGGCCCCGGAGCCGGATCTGGCGCGAGGCCGAGAACCGGATGCACACCGCTCGGGGCCTGTTGGCCTGGCTTCTGACCGTGCAGGACGGGCCGGGTGGGCGAGCGTGA
- the argR gene encoding arginine repressor, whose product MSEPARLSKTQRQHRIAGLLEQAAVTNQAQLVELLAEDGVVATQATVSRDLDDLGAIKVRVRGGESVYAIPELPKDQVAPEDHLRRVFGDWVVEVASSANIVVLRTPPGSAHVVASALDRSNLDEVLGTVAGDDTLMVVVGESTTGAAVADRLRDLAGLQ is encoded by the coding sequence GTGAGCGAGCCGGCACGGCTGTCCAAGACGCAACGCCAGCACCGCATCGCGGGCCTGCTCGAGCAGGCGGCGGTGACCAACCAGGCCCAGCTCGTGGAGTTGCTGGCCGAAGACGGCGTCGTGGCCACCCAGGCCACGGTGTCGCGTGACCTCGACGACCTCGGTGCCATCAAGGTGCGCGTGCGGGGCGGCGAGTCGGTCTACGCGATCCCCGAGCTCCCGAAGGACCAGGTCGCCCCCGAGGACCACCTGCGCCGGGTCTTCGGTGACTGGGTGGTCGAAGTGGCCAGTTCGGCCAACATCGTGGTGCTGCGCACGCCGCCGGGCTCGGCCCACGTCGTCGCCTCGGCCCTCGACCGCTCCAACCTGGACGAGGTGCTGGGTACGGTGGCGGGCGACGACACCCTCATGGTGGTGGTGGGGGAGTCCACGACGGGCGCGGCGGTCGCCGACCGCCTCCGCGACCTGGCCGGCCTGCAGTGA
- a CDS encoding argininosuccinate synthase produces the protein MVRRVVLAYSGGLDTSVAVRWMIEELGVEVVCLAADVGQGGDWDAVRERALAAGAVEAVVADVREEFAEDYVAPALKANAMYEGRYPLVSALSRPVIVKHLVAAARYHGADAVAHGCTGKGNDQVRFEVSTRALAPDLDVLAPVRSWGMTREDSILYAYRHEIPIVATKEKVYSIDDNLWGRAIECGEMEDPWRVPPQGVWSMTVPTETEPRDLEIGFEEGIPASVDGQPMGLVELIDHVNKVVGSYGWGRIDMVENRRVGIKSRETYECPAALALILAHADLESITLERDLSREKARLESRYAELIYDGLWFSPLKDAFDAFIDESQRKVTGEVRLRLEPGNCYVNGRRSPHSLYDYGLATYDADDSFRHEDSAGFVRLWGLGLETWSARQGPGSEAKL, from the coding sequence ATGGTGAGGAGAGTGGTGTTGGCCTACAGCGGTGGACTGGACACGTCGGTGGCCGTCCGCTGGATGATCGAGGAGCTGGGCGTCGAGGTGGTGTGCCTCGCCGCCGATGTCGGCCAGGGAGGTGACTGGGACGCGGTGCGCGAGCGCGCCCTCGCGGCCGGGGCCGTGGAGGCGGTCGTCGCCGACGTGCGCGAGGAGTTCGCGGAGGACTACGTGGCGCCGGCCCTGAAGGCCAACGCCATGTACGAGGGGCGATACCCGCTGGTGTCGGCGCTCTCGCGGCCGGTCATCGTGAAGCACCTGGTGGCGGCTGCCCGCTACCACGGCGCCGACGCGGTGGCTCACGGTTGTACCGGCAAGGGCAACGACCAGGTGCGCTTCGAGGTGTCGACGCGCGCTCTCGCCCCGGACCTCGACGTCCTTGCGCCCGTGCGCTCGTGGGGCATGACCCGTGAGGACTCGATCCTCTACGCCTACCGCCACGAGATCCCCATCGTGGCGACGAAGGAGAAGGTGTACTCGATCGACGACAACCTGTGGGGCCGTGCCATCGAGTGCGGCGAGATGGAGGACCCGTGGCGGGTGCCGCCGCAGGGGGTGTGGTCGATGACGGTCCCCACCGAGACCGAGCCCCGTGACCTCGAGATCGGCTTCGAGGAGGGCATCCCGGCCTCGGTCGACGGGCAGCCCATGGGCCTGGTCGAGCTGATCGACCACGTCAACAAGGTGGTGGGCTCGTACGGCTGGGGTCGCATCGACATGGTCGAGAACCGCCGGGTCGGCATCAAGAGCCGGGAGACCTACGAGTGCCCGGCTGCCTTGGCGTTGATCCTGGCCCACGCCGACCTCGAGTCCATCACCCTCGAGCGCGACCTCTCCCGGGAGAAGGCCCGCCTCGAGTCCCGGTACGCCGAGCTGATCTACGACGGCCTGTGGTTCTCGCCGCTCAAGGACGCGTTCGACGCCTTCATCGACGAGAGCCAGCGCAAGGTCACCGGCGAGGTGCGCCTGCGCCTCGAGCCGGGCAACTGCTACGTCAACGGCCGGCGCAGCCCCCACAGCCTCTACGACTACGGCCTGGCCACCTACGACGCCGACGACAGCTTCCGCCACGAGGACTCGGCGGGCTTCGTGCGCCTCTGGGGCCTCGGTCTCGAGACCTGGAGCGCCCGTCAGGGCCCCGGGTCCGAGGCCAAGCTCTGA
- the argH gene encoding argininosuccinate lyase, producing MTLWHGRFAGGPAEELLAYTVSLPFDRRLAADDLVGSRVHVKGLVRAGILDGDEASAVLGALDTVEEELADGSFAFVASDEDIHTAVERRVTELAGPAGAKLHTGRSRNDQVATDLRLFTKRELGAVAERVLVLQHTLLARAEAAGDEYLPGYTHLQRAQPVTLAHHLLAHGWALARDVDRLLDARRRLDVSPLGAGALAGSSLDLDPTGVALDLGFDRAFDNSLDAVSDRDFVAESLFALAMIGLHLSRVGEEIVLWTSEEFGFARLDDAYATGSSMLPQKKNPDIAELARGKAGRLVGNLTGLLVTLKGLPLAYNRDLQEDKEPLFDSLDQVSLGLSAVDGLVATLTWDHERMRAAADSPTSSATDLAELLVSRGMPFRDAHAVVGGLVRESLDGGAALVDLVTAHPDLGPEAAGLLAPGVAASRRTTPGGAGPVPVAAQIERFRARLDADAERLAEA from the coding sequence ATGACGCTCTGGCACGGCCGCTTCGCGGGCGGACCCGCCGAGGAGCTGCTGGCCTACACGGTCAGCCTGCCCTTCGATCGCCGCCTGGCGGCGGACGACCTCGTGGGCTCGCGCGTCCACGTCAAGGGTCTCGTCCGGGCCGGGATCCTCGACGGCGACGAGGCCTCGGCCGTTCTGGGAGCCCTCGACACGGTCGAGGAGGAGCTGGCCGACGGCTCGTTCGCCTTCGTGGCCTCCGACGAGGACATCCACACCGCCGTCGAGCGGCGGGTCACCGAGTTGGCGGGGCCCGCCGGCGCCAAGCTGCACACCGGCCGCAGCCGCAACGACCAGGTGGCCACCGACCTGCGCCTGTTCACCAAGCGGGAGCTCGGGGCGGTGGCCGAGCGTGTGCTGGTGCTCCAGCACACGCTCTTGGCCCGGGCGGAGGCGGCCGGCGACGAGTACCTCCCCGGCTACACCCACCTCCAGCGGGCCCAGCCCGTCACCCTCGCCCACCACCTGCTGGCCCACGGTTGGGCCCTCGCCCGTGACGTCGACCGCCTGCTCGACGCCCGGCGCCGCCTCGACGTCTCCCCGTTGGGCGCTGGGGCCCTGGCCGGTTCGTCGCTCGACCTCGACCCCACCGGCGTGGCCCTGGACCTCGGGTTCGACCGCGCCTTCGACAACTCGCTCGACGCGGTCAGCGACCGCGACTTCGTGGCGGAATCGCTCTTCGCGCTGGCCATGATCGGCCTGCACCTGTCCCGCGTCGGCGAGGAGATCGTGCTCTGGACGTCCGAGGAGTTCGGCTTCGCCCGCCTCGACGACGCCTACGCCACTGGCTCGTCGATGTTGCCCCAGAAGAAGAACCCCGACATCGCCGAGCTGGCCCGTGGCAAGGCCGGCCGCCTCGTGGGCAACCTGACCGGCCTTCTGGTGACCCTCAAGGGCCTGCCCCTCGCCTACAACCGGGACCTCCAGGAGGACAAGGAGCCGCTGTTCGACTCGCTCGACCAGGTGTCGCTCGGGCTCTCGGCGGTCGACGGCCTCGTGGCCACCCTCACCTGGGACCACGAGCGCATGCGGGCCGCGGCCGACAGCCCCACCTCGTCGGCCACCGACCTCGCCGAGCTGCTGGTGAGCCGGGGCATGCCCTTCCGCGACGCCCATGCCGTCGTCGGCGGCCTGGTGCGGGAGTCCCTCGACGGCGGCGCCGCCCTCGTCGACCTGGTGACCGCCCACCCCGACCTGGGGCCCGAGGCGGCAGGACTGCTCGCTCCCGGGGTGGCGGCGTCACGCCGCACGACCCCCGGCGGCGCCGGCCCGGTGCCGGTGGCCGCCCAGATCGAGCGCTTCCGCGCCCGTCTCGACGCCGACGCCGAGCGCCTCGCGGAGGCCTGA
- a CDS encoding GNAT family N-acetyltransferase: protein MGDRAPLVARAATLDDVDELLRLRQVMFDSMGVVARDPAWVESCRDHLVELLGTEALYGAVVDHPDGGGAIASGLVEFHVRIPGSQNVLGRTAYISSIATDEGFRRRGAARSIMVHLLDEIRRRGVEVIDLHATSVGEGLYRDLGFAPRAQPELRLNLELGVHPELDGASS, encoded by the coding sequence GTGGGCGACCGCGCGCCGCTCGTGGCCCGTGCCGCCACCCTCGACGACGTCGACGAGCTCCTGCGCCTCCGCCAGGTGATGTTCGACTCGATGGGCGTCGTGGCGCGTGACCCCGCCTGGGTCGAGTCCTGCCGCGACCACCTCGTCGAACTGCTCGGGACCGAGGCGCTCTACGGCGCCGTGGTCGACCATCCGGACGGCGGCGGCGCGATCGCCTCGGGCCTCGTCGAGTTCCACGTCCGCATCCCTGGCAGCCAGAACGTGCTCGGCCGCACCGCGTACATCAGCTCCATCGCGACCGACGAGGGCTTCCGCCGGCGGGGCGCGGCCCGGTCGATCATGGTGCACCTGCTCGACGAGATCCGTCGCCGTGGCGTCGAGGTTATCGACCTCCACGCCACGTCGGTGGGTGAGGGTCTCTACCGCGACCTCGGCTTCGCCCCCCGGGCGCAACCCGAGCTGCGCCTCAACCTCGAGCTCGGCGTCCACCCCGAGCTCGACGGCGCCTCGAGCTGA
- a CDS encoding DNA-3-methyladenine glycosylase, which produces MRARRLPRGFYRRDSRVVAPELLGKLLVRRRDGAAPRVARIVEVEAYAGAEDPGSHGYRGETPRTRTMFGRAGHLYVYFTYGMHWCANAVCGEVGESSAVLLRAAAPLEGLDEMRADRGAAAKRDRDLCSGPAKLCQAFGIDRAFDGADLVAGDLGVRILDDGTPPPEAPVVTRRIGLSAGVEHEWRWLVAGDPNVSGPRNVGP; this is translated from the coding sequence GTGCGGGCCCGGAGGCTGCCCCGGGGCTTCTACCGGCGCGACAGCCGGGTGGTGGCACCCGAGCTCCTGGGGAAGCTCCTCGTCCGCCGCCGCGACGGCGCCGCGCCGCGAGTCGCCCGCATCGTCGAGGTGGAGGCGTACGCCGGCGCCGAGGACCCCGGCAGCCACGGCTACCGGGGCGAAACCCCCCGCACCCGCACGATGTTCGGCCGGGCCGGGCACCTGTACGTGTACTTCACCTATGGCATGCACTGGTGCGCGAACGCCGTGTGCGGCGAGGTGGGGGAGTCCTCCGCGGTCCTGCTGCGTGCCGCCGCCCCCCTCGAGGGCCTGGACGAGATGCGGGCCGATCGGGGGGCCGCGGCCAAGCGGGACCGGGACCTGTGCAGCGGGCCGGCCAAGCTCTGCCAGGCCTTCGGCATCGACCGCGCCTTCGATGGTGCCGATCTCGTGGCCGGCGACCTCGGCGTGCGCATCCTCGACGACGGCACGCCGCCACCCGAAGCCCCCGTGGTCACCCGGCGCATCGGCCTCAGCGCCGGCGTCGAGCACGAGTGGCGGTGGCTGGTGGCCGGTGACCCCAACGTGTCGGGACCGCGTAACGTCGGCCCGTGA
- a CDS encoding DUF2071 domain-containing protein, with protein sequence MVSYRVDPERLSAVLPEGVEADTFAFDDGDSAALVSAVPFLDRDFHFRFFPLVKVSCGQVNYRAYVTFRGERGVWFFGTSLDSVFVALPKRAWQMPWHRDRISIAGTWDSDECRSWSFEAKGWGEGSCRLSATGAPLERLDGFRDLDQTLELLTHPMVGWYQRRRGGLGRYSVWHDVLAVRPCVVHEARFAVFERLGLIEPGATPHSAVVARTVHFDVHTPPTRVGA encoded by the coding sequence ATGGTGTCGTACCGCGTGGATCCCGAGCGGCTCTCGGCGGTGCTGCCCGAAGGCGTCGAGGCCGACACCTTCGCCTTCGACGACGGCGACTCGGCCGCGCTGGTGTCGGCCGTCCCGTTCCTGGACCGGGACTTCCACTTCCGGTTCTTCCCGCTCGTGAAGGTGTCCTGCGGGCAGGTCAACTACCGCGCCTACGTCACCTTCCGGGGCGAACGGGGGGTCTGGTTCTTCGGGACGTCGCTAGACAGCGTGTTCGTGGCCCTCCCCAAGCGGGCGTGGCAGATGCCGTGGCACCGCGACCGGATCTCCATTGCCGGGACGTGGGACTCCGACGAGTGCCGCTCGTGGTCGTTCGAGGCGAAGGGGTGGGGTGAGGGGTCCTGTCGGCTGTCCGCCACCGGCGCCCCGCTCGAGCGGCTCGACGGCTTCCGCGACCTCGACCAGACCCTGGAGCTGCTGACCCACCCGATGGTGGGTTGGTACCAACGCCGCCGCGGTGGCCTCGGGAGGTACTCGGTCTGGCACGACGTGCTGGCGGTGCGACCGTGCGTGGTGCACGAGGCCCGCTTCGCCGTGTTCGAGCGTCTCGGCCTCATCGAGCCCGGCGCGACGCCCCACAGCGCCGTGGTGGCCCGCACCGTGCACTTCGACGTCCACACGCCACCCACCCGCGTCGGCGCCTGA
- a CDS encoding LLM class F420-dependent oxidoreductase — protein sequence MPSFGLQLPNFGFGVPDDQLFDQVVARAVAGEESGFRSLWVMDHFYQLPALGGADQPMLEAYTLLGALAARTERAQLGALVTGVTYRNPAMLAKIVTTLDVISKGRAVLGLGAAWHDVEHTGYGFEFPAVGERMDRLEEALEICRAMFERDHVTFEGDHFRTEDARNLPRPVQAGGPRIMVGGGGEKRTLRLVAQHTDACNLHGDPAMIRHKLEVLHRHCAEVGRDPGEIRVTRLATLVITGSAQQTGELQNFLARAAGPDALTTSNLGQPEEIVAQLHELAEAGVEEFIFNMPLADPDAIRAAGELFADAFA from the coding sequence ATGCCCAGCTTCGGACTGCAGCTCCCCAACTTCGGCTTCGGCGTTCCCGACGACCAGCTCTTCGATCAAGTGGTGGCCCGGGCGGTCGCCGGCGAGGAGAGCGGCTTCCGCTCGCTCTGGGTGATGGACCACTTCTACCAACTGCCCGCCCTCGGCGGCGCCGACCAACCCATGCTCGAGGCGTACACCCTCCTCGGTGCGCTGGCGGCCCGCACCGAACGGGCGCAGCTGGGCGCACTCGTCACCGGCGTCACGTACCGGAACCCGGCCATGCTGGCCAAGATCGTCACCACCCTCGACGTCATCAGCAAGGGCCGGGCCGTCCTCGGGCTCGGCGCGGCGTGGCACGACGTCGAGCACACCGGGTACGGCTTCGAGTTCCCGGCTGTCGGCGAGCGCATGGACCGCCTCGAGGAGGCGCTGGAGATCTGTCGGGCCATGTTCGAGCGGGATCACGTGACCTTCGAGGGCGACCACTTCCGCACCGAGGACGCCCGGAACCTCCCGCGTCCCGTCCAGGCCGGCGGCCCCAGGATCATGGTCGGGGGCGGCGGCGAGAAGCGGACCCTGCGCCTCGTGGCGCAGCACACCGATGCCTGCAACCTCCACGGTGACCCCGCCATGATCCGCCACAAGCTCGAGGTGCTGCACCGCCACTGTGCCGAGGTGGGCCGCGACCCCGGCGAGATCCGGGTCACCCGTCTGGCCACCCTGGTGATCACCGGCTCGGCGCAGCAGACCGGCGAGCTCCAGAACTTCCTTGCCCGGGCGGCCGGCCCCGACGCCCTGACGACGAGCAACCTCGGCCAACCCGAGGAGATCGTCGCCCAGCTCCACGAGCTCGCCGAGGCCGGGGTCGAGGAGTTCATCTTCAACATGCCGCTCGCCGACCCGGACGCCATCCGCGCCGCCGGCGAGCTGTTCGCCGACGCCTTCGCGTGA